The DNA window ACAATTTTAGAGAGCACTTGTGTGGATATGAAAATAATTGTTGAATGATTGAATGAATAGGCGTGAGTttaaatttataagaaaaaaagttaataaatataagatttgttttttttttaaataatatttttttattatcataagATTTGTTTTATGATATATTAGAAtcaatcaaaccctaattttttaaaagatttaaacTAACTATCTCCTAATAATTATGCATCTAAGTCTAACtgtattaataattatttgataTATCGTTACTATCTATCCATATAtgggaaaaaaataaattaataaaataaaaaatataaatatgaaaataaaatattcaaaataaaacaaatgagtttatatataaataaagttTTCAATTTTCTCTTTGGATTTTCAACAGTTCTAGAAAGAATATTGagactaatttttttaataaagtttaATATGGAACCGATTCAAATATGGATATTAATATTTGTAATAAACTTGAcatgtgatttatttatttttttgtctcatattttgattttaaagAAGAACCTTGGGATATATTAAACCGAAGTTGACTAACAACTTTATTTAAAGAACAATAAATACCATGAGGTAAAAACTAATCGTTCCAAAAAATTAGTTGTgagtttaaataaatatatttaattttaaattcattttaatttgatttgattatataTTTAAACTGATCAAATCTAATTCAATTTTTAATATCAAATTATAATTCAAACTTTAATTATAAGATATCCGATCCACATAAATCTCCTATATTTACTCTAACGGCTACTATGCAGGGGCGGATCCAAGGGGTATAGGGTATTTCATGGAATACCCTAAATGTATAGAAATTTGCCCACGTGATAAAAGCTTTTTGGGAGTTTTATACCAGAGGTCCTGGGTTCGAAATCTGTAACAGATATGTTTTGCATAttctgttatttttttattacacttcaattttttaattttttaccttCACctcttttaacattttttttcgtGCACAACTTCTtttaatctacttaatataaatccaaggttgtcatgatggcaaccttgaagagaaccctaaccctaatgcTTATGTGGCATGATTTTAGCAACTATAAACACAACTCTAATCTATGTGGCATGattttagaattttcaatttCTATATACCAATTTTTTTCTAACAATATTATTAAAACCATTGTTCTAAcaactattttttaataatattgatCATCTTATATAACAATTTTTAtataccaattttttttattaaatcatcTTTCTAACAATAACATTGAatagtaaaatattaataaacaatCATTACTTTATTACTGATTcttcaataattataaaatatacacttataaaaataaaaaatttgaaattttactaTTTCTTTATATATTATCATAATCATAATTCACCCACACTtcttcaattaattaaataaataaatatagtaatcataataataataataataataataataataataataataataataataataataataataataataataataataataataataataatttcctATGAATCCATCTCTTCAACTAATATACGTAACCTCacctattaattaaataataacaattatcattaatagtaataataataatagtaataataataaataattaatcaattaattaattttatataaatgcaTTTTTTTAAGTATTTCCACATAGTTATAACCTCCTCCCAAATATATTCctctaataaattaaataatttaaataaatgctaataaatttttataaatctACCTCTTCACATAATATTCGTAATCTCTCCTATTAATTaaatagtaattaattaaatagtaataataataatttgaaataaataaaatttagtgGAAGGTTAGTAAAAATTAGCAATAAATAAGACTCTATGAATTCTAAAGCATACAATTCATACCATTAAAAGGTTTTTATATCTAAATTTTAACATTAAAGGATGGTTATGAATTTCAAAGGTATATATCATACCTTTTGCATGCAAGAGGATTGATAATTGACAGCATGTTGTTTCAATTTAGTTTTTCGATATTAGAATTAGAAGAATAATCcgatatgaaattttttgaatattttcttttaattctccttttttttttcactCTATTCAGTGActacaaatatttaattttgtttatttttatatattatttatatttatatattatttttagaatttattttaatttcctctTTTTTAAATCTATacattgatttaaaatatttaatttaatttatataaattgtatatatttttttcctaTGCTAGGTCAGAAGGATAAATGGtatgtattttataaaattttatttcgtATTTTTTTAAGTCTggattttattttggaatttgttatgtcttatattttttttttaagcttTTTCAGGTTTATATTTTAGTTTTGAATCTACAACGCCCCAACACCTCATAGTAGATTAGTTTATGGGTCAGAAGAACAATAATATACATATACACTTTAAAATTCTCTTTTCTCTTTATACACTCCAtacatttatttaatatatttatttttgtttatatatatttttatgtttatatttttatgctAGCTCAGAAGAataaatttcattaaaattattaattgcgTAATGCTATAATTATTTATTGTGGTTTGTGGTTTCagaagtattttttttctattatgactacactaattttttaattttttctatttttaataatttgaatAATGTTCTTTATTTAGGTATTGCAACCGATTGACCAAATATTAAACACAAATTTTtttcataacaaaaataatatataaaatcaatgtgttttttcatttaaaatatatTGTATCATAAATAATATTGCATTTAATATATCGAGAAAATTTGTTAaagattataataaaaaataaaatataataaatataaccgtttatattaataaatgaaattaattaaaaatatgactACAATATTATGATAgaatataaaatatttctaaaaacttATTAAACATCATAAAAATATCCAAAACCATGTTTAAGactctaatttttatttatttagaaaattaaatatcaaaactAATATAAAGTCctgtattataattatttattaattctaaattatttaataataaacaaGATAATATCActatatttcaaaatatatttaattattgagCTATATTATGATTATAGACTATACAATTTTTTATATAGACCAATGACTTTCAAtggattaatatataaaaaaatgagaactaaaataTGTATATACAAATAACGtgataaaacaaatattaaaaattaattttaaaatgataagCATTATTAGGATGACATATAAGaaattctccttttttttttttgaaataatgattatattaaaaccaaaaacagttATGAACAAGTCGTGATCCAAAGGATCCAACGGAAAAACCACCTAAACAAATTCTCCATTTCACTCTCTAcaagttttcatttttttatttaatttaatttgtacaGTGGTGGGaagttattaatatattattatataaaaataattattcattAAAGTTATTAAACTTTTAAGATACAAATTTAttggataaaatataaaataattcttATATTATTTACAATTACTTTAATTTTCTTATTACTCCTTAAAATTCAACATATCTCAAATATTAGAAactcatatataataataattgatcctctgtattatttttaaaactcaactttttctcaaatatatatttatactacatatattattcaaataaaattatttgaaaaatacTCTATAACAATAATTTAGAATTTTTATgaagtttaaaattttaaaaacaataacaataatatattatAGGTCAACCGCGCAACGCGCGGGTTGTATACAGGGCCGGCcccgactttttagaggcccaggACAAATAAATAAATTGGCCTCTAACAAAATACAGATGTTTTACTATCCTCCAAAATGCTCCAAAATGAAGAAGAATTTcggagacaaaataaaaaatatgaagtcTTTGTTGTTTCTAACAATAAAAGGAATTTCAATGCGGATAAGTAGCCATCAACAAatcattaaagaattcaaaatcgAAATATGAATAAGAATGAGAATCTCTTAAGTGTTTTAATTGCTCCAATTTTTAGACAACATCCATCCTCTAAAAAAAAAGTGACGTTTTCTTTTGCTTTAAGACCCTAATACGCAAGTTTACCTAATTCgtaaaaagtttatttttattagaaaaataataaatcaaagcacaaattataataaatttgatttcatcataaaaatttgataataaataaattaattgtataacaaacttttaaatatttaattattacatataaatagtctctaaaatttatactaaaataaattataataaaattataaggaTTACAATAAATAATCATCGAGaataaaatttatactaaaataaattataataaaattataaggaTTACAATAAATAATCATCGAGaataaaatttatactaaaataaattataataaaattataaggaTTACAATAAATAATCATCGAGaatacaatttaatttaaaatctcattataaattttaattacttatacataaattgttttataattaatatttagaaGATACTAATTTTATAGAAATTTGAGAGACAAAAAAAAGGTTTTGCCTTTGctaaaacttttttttcaaatGATTGTAGTAATTTATAAGAGATAAAAACATGCATGCAATCAAATAAATTGTGGACAAACCGTTCCcgtaaaaaattaattcaaatattatgAAGCGAGTAACAGTCGAACCGAGAACAACAACTATCTGAGGCAATGCACACACCGCTGCGCTGAAACATCAAGTTTAATATTTATTTCGCTAAAagctatatatatttttatttcagtctATAATTTCTTGCCTACACCTTCCTAAATTGAGGCCCCTATTTatttgaggccctgggctgtgggcctgcttgccctggcccaaGGCCGGCCCTGGTTGTATACTAGTTAGCACAAATGAAAACACACctttaaaattaacttttttctTCTAACCACTTCAACTTTTTTttcataaactttatttttatataaaatttaatttgtatGTACTAACCATATAATTAATGTTTATAATATTGTCAATCAATTGTGAACTCTAAATCATCattaattattagattttaattataACCACAAACACTTATAAAACTAGTTTTGTCCTTACCGGTGGTTTCTGCAAGTGTTGAGCAAGTATTCTCGGAGATGAAATATGTTAAGAATGAGTTGATAAGTAGAATGGCTAATCCATGACTAAATGTTTGTTTAGTGATATTTGTGGAGAAAGAGGTGTTTAATACAATTGATGATATGGATATCATCAAGTGTTTTCAAgaaatgaacaagagaagaatgCATTTACGATTAGACTagaatctttattatttttgagttgtaattAAAATACTAGTACATTTCTATTAAGTAATATTATCATATTTCTTGTCGTTAATTTTTTCGTacgtttttatatattttattttcattttcggAAAATCTTAAATTTTGATCCTGGCTCCGCCTCTGCTGCCATAAACACTATAAATTACTAACATAATCTTCCAACATTAAACTTTCAACTTCTTCTCATTTTTTCCTTGAGATCACCATGAATCCATCACTTTGTGTTAATGGTTGTGGATTTTATGGTTCTCCTTCAACCTTTGTTCAAAGTGTTACAAGTATATTCATCTTCAAGAAAACATTGGCAAATATGATGATGAAAATTATGCTCTCGAGTCATCACATTCTTTGCTTTCTAAGAATTCTGAAGTTATGGCTGCTCATTATCTCACTAATTTTGACAATatgaagaaaaacaagaaaaatagatGCAATAAAAAGAAGTAGGCTTCACAAGTGCTGAAGAAAAAAATTGGATACAGATCCTCACCTGCATTTTATGCTGCTGCAATCACAGCCCTCCATTagtcttttttctctctttttaaaatccattttatttatttatttatttgtttttcataaatttttatcCATTAGATCATGAGCATGAGAGATGGCTGAAGAAATAAGCATGATATAGGATTTGATGCATCAGCAATTACTATTTTCTAGGTTGTTTCTTGCAATTATAAAttgtaattttctatttttttatgaaaatatttttcatgattattCATTTTTACTCTCCTTCGAttctattttaataatataatatgctTTGTAAATGGTTacctatttatttttgtaaatcatacaactattttaaaaattatatatttaagagACTTTATATAAGTTGGAAAAATGAGATGAAATGTTGTGCCAGAAACAATAGaagcattttttttttatattttggctcctatattttatttttttaggttttagTCCCCATATTTTAAAATCTTGAATTTTAatctctttattttaatttttctttaaagaTTTTAGTCCATTGTAAATTTGAAGGCAATTTTTAATGACATAGAAATTGATGACATgttcaatataaattttaaataaaaatattttttttaacaattcacTGTTGAACTGATACTAACACATCATTAATATGAGTCTCATGACATTAAAAATTACTTTCGAACTTACCGGGAGACTAaagttttcaaaaatcaaaaataaaaagaccAACATTAACgtgaagttatatatatatatatatatatatatatatatatatatatatatatatatatatatatatatatatatatatatatatatatatatatatatatatatatatatatatatatatatatatatatatatatatatatatatatatattgcatgaCAAACTATATAGTATATTTAGAAAAATTGTCGACAGTGGGGTGACAGTGGGGTGATGGTCGTAGCTGAGTCCATGCACTTTTCtagttcaaaagataaaaatccagTAATGGCATCTATACCTTATTTTGGAATCATTGAAGAGATTTGGGAAGTTGATTTCATTAAATTTAAAGTTCCTGTTTTTAAATGTAAATGGATTGACATAAATAGTGGCGTCAAAACTGATGAATTTGGTTTTACATTAGTGGATCTTGAAAAGGCAACTTATACGGATGAGCCCTTTATTATGGCATCTCAAGCAAAACAAGTCTTTTATGTTTGTGATCCTTCTAACAAAAAGTGGTCAGTGGTTCTTCAAGGTAAAAAAGTACATGAGCCCAATGAGAGTCTATATTCAACCCTAGATATTTTTGAGAGTCCTTTTTCTCAAAGGAAGCCAACTTCCATTGAAGAAACTATAGCAGATGACGTGTATGCCACCCGTGATGATCATGAAGAAGGAATATGGGAAAATGTCTAatcatgaaaatctttgaaaatatataGTTTATATCCATATATGGTACATTTTAGTTTATCAAGAATTTTTACTTTGAGTCTTAACTTTAGTTTTAATCCATATATGAAattttattcattattaatatttttttataatgcaGGCACATGGATGATCCATCAGCTCCTTCACAAAGAGAGAATGAGACCCGGCCTACTAAAAAGAGGGGTAGACATGGCACACGAATGAAAAAATTGTGTTTACGTGAGAATGGTGTAAAGATACCAATTGATTTCGATCCAAGGACCAAAATACCTTTAGGGGAGAACAGAAAAAAGTTCAAGAGTCATGTGGGTGCTATTGCTCGAAACAAAGTCAGCATTTTGGAGGAATATTGGGATAATGTAGATTCAAAAGTGAAGGATCACATCTGGGACGATATCATGGTATAATATAAATAGTTCTTGCTAAATGCAGTACttaaatgtattattttcaaaCACTAGCTATTTTATTTGTTGTGTGATGTAGGAGCAATGGGAAATCCGTGATACCGATATTGGAGTATTGAAAATAAAATGGATTTCCTATGCGGGTGAGCGTTGGAGGGCTTTTAAAACAGCCCTAACCAGGAGATATTTAAATGATGGAGAATTGAGTGACACATCTCCACTCGAAAAGTATCCTTTTCTTGATGAGGAAACATGGGAGAAGTTTAAGAAGATGCGAGAGGATCCTTCCTTTCTGGTAAGTTGGATTAGAGATTCAGTTTATCAATCAAGTTTATTTTTAGTATTATCTTTAATTGGTGTGTTATTTATAATaggagaaaagaaaaaggggaAAAATGGTTCAAGCTTGTAATAAATACCCCCACATCATGTCTCGTGGGGGATATGAGTTGATTGAGGAAAAGATGATGCAagagaaaataaaacaaagacaAGAGTCAGGAGATTCCCTACTTACACCTCCATCTCCACCAAAACGCCATGAGAAATGGATAAGAGGACGAACAAAACAATCAGGAGAGTACACATCGGAAGAAACACGACTTGTTgcagataaaattgtaagtaaatataTACCATAGATTTTTCGTTAGGTATATTTGAAGTACTTTTTGCTGAAATGAAATGATAGTCGAATACATGAAGTAAATGTAGTAAATGAAGTAATTATATGCCACAAACATAAAAGCACAATTTATAGTATGTAGTATACCAGGGGAGTACTTTTGTGTATATAAGTAAATGTATACCACAAACATAAAAGCACAATTTATGAAGTAAATGAAAAGCTATCAAGTCACCTACTCTTGTAGCACCGAAAAATGAAAAACTTATTATCTTTTGCATATGATGGATACTGGAAAAAAGAAGAAGTATTTTTGTATAATATTATGATTGTGCTGCTGATTATAATAATTGGAATGAATTATACTAACTATGAAGTATTATATAAGCACATGGTATTGTGCAATggaaggacataaaatgagccttGTAGTACTTTCTCATAGAATGTGCAATTTCCAATTTGCACTTTATTTGAAATTATCAAACCGTATTTGGGTTAAGAGATAAATTAGCCAATGAATAATTCTTTACTGTTAGTAACTCACCATTTATCTTGCTACCATCTCAAAAATTGTAACGTCATTGATTGAAGAAAGATTCAATCTGAATTTAGATGTTGAGTTTAATTTAAATATAGAAAATGAGGTTTGTCTTGTTATTGCTTGGTTAATCTCTTATATTATGTTGTAGGATTCTCTGGTTCAAAAAGAAGCTGAAGGAAGCTTTGTTCCTCAAGGACGTCAAGATATCTTGACGGAAGCGATTGGGCAACCTGAACACCCTGGACGTGTTCGTGGTGTTGGTCGAGGTGTTGGAATTCGAGACTATTTTGGTCCACATCCTCATAATGTTTCCTCTACCTCACCTGTTTTAAATAGCAAACAAATAGAGGCCATAAAATTAGTGCTTACAAAGGAGATTCGAGAACAAGTGATGCGGGACATATCGTCAATGCCGGCTTTCTCTCAACAATATCCAAATTTCCCGGTTTGTTCTCCTAATACCACTATACGTGCGAGCACGAATGGTAGTTGTTCAGCAATGCCGCATATGCAAGAGGATGAGGAGGATATCCCTGAAGAGTGTGAATTATATGTTGATAAGAAACATCACGTAGTGGCATATGCAAATGTGTATAAGTTGGGGCCCATCATACATAATCAA is part of the Vicia villosa cultivar HV-30 ecotype Madison, WI linkage group LG2, Vvil1.0, whole genome shotgun sequence genome and encodes:
- the LOC131650840 gene encoding uncharacterized protein LOC131650840; its protein translation is MASIPYFGIIEEIWEVDFIKFKVPVFKCKWIDINSGVKTDEFGFTLVDLEKATYTDEPFIMASQAKQVFYVCDPSNKKWSVVLQGKKVHEPNESLYSTLDIFESPFSQRKPTSIEETIADDVHMDDPSAPSQRENETRPTKKRGRHGTRMKKLCLRENGVKIPIDFDPRTKIPLGENRKKFKSHVGAIARNKVSILEEYWDNVDSKVKDHIWDDIMEQWEIRDTDIGVLKIKWISYAGERWRAFKTALTRRYLNDGELSDTSPLEKYPFLDEETWEKFKKMREDPSFLEKRKRGKMVQACNKYPHIMSRGGYELIEEKMMQEKIKQRQESGDSLLTPPSPPKRHEKWIRGRTKQSGEYTSEETRLVADKIDSLVQKEAEGSFVPQGRQDILTEAIGQPEHPGRVRGVGRGVGIRDYFGPHPHNVSSTSPVLNSKQIEAIKLVLTKEIREQVMRDISSMPAFSQQYPNFPVCSPNTTIRASTNGSCSAMPHMQEDEEDIPEECELYVDKKHHVVAYANVYKLGPIIHNQLLDNDMARVAITKVLDSNVQVPMPTDEVTTVGEALNNFIQWPKRLLRLVTNKDVEGNKKDYIPSKRSESENTGAEKLMLKIMSRKDAVKFKLEGDDFFYLPIKDIMELCMKTQDLRISILRIWLLYIKQLCTQLEKSNMYGFIDPNFIQPQNDRASSQSHITEKLFENDKDCFFVPYLNNHHWQLLIIEPKKQNVVFLCSMGLKPEKNIVFIVDSAIDGYNRLKGSRKQRKPTWNINLKVS